The following proteins are encoded in a genomic region of Deltaproteobacteria bacterium:
- a CDS encoding aminopeptidase P family protein has product MDAQQEFQKRLTQVRVAMRDKGLQTLLVYDSGRHNFLRMNYVAYLSDFISVGPETMLVVPLEDAPVLYLSPAWDLPRAQEESWVQDVRRFKDFWPCLANAGKAGLIGREAISAALHEEITKQLKTPPVNAKDIIENMARCKGDFELERLRRAAAIADAGVKALHDDARPGLKEYELAAIVEYKMRSLGAEDNFGMVVANSHNQALHPATDRTVQRGDIIIGEITPCIGGLFVQICRTVVLGEPKPVVREKYAILHKAMGLGMQAAQTGAPACNVAKAINDTFIEYGYEQYCKPPFMRVRGHGLGCGSFAPGSLEDENKTKLEEGMTFIIHPNQYLPETGYLTLGDTVVMGKQKAESMMRSSWDIHIKD; this is encoded by the coding sequence ATGGACGCACAGCAAGAATTCCAAAAACGATTAACTCAAGTCCGCGTCGCCATGCGCGACAAGGGTCTGCAAACGTTGCTGGTCTACGACTCCGGTCGCCACAACTTTCTGCGCATGAACTACGTCGCCTATCTGAGCGACTTCATCAGTGTCGGGCCAGAGACGATGTTGGTTGTGCCCCTTGAAGATGCCCCGGTGCTTTATCTTTCACCGGCGTGGGATCTGCCGCGGGCGCAGGAAGAATCTTGGGTGCAGGATGTTCGGCGCTTCAAGGACTTCTGGCCGTGTTTGGCGAATGCCGGCAAGGCGGGATTGATTGGCCGCGAGGCGATCTCTGCGGCGCTGCATGAAGAAATCACCAAACAGCTCAAGACGCCTCCGGTCAACGCGAAAGACATTATCGAAAACATGGCGCGCTGCAAAGGCGATTTCGAATTGGAAAGATTGCGCCGTGCCGCGGCCATCGCGGACGCTGGTGTGAAAGCGTTGCACGACGACGCCCGTCCCGGTTTGAAAGAGTACGAGCTGGCGGCGATTGTCGAATACAAAATGCGCTCGCTCGGCGCTGAAGATAACTTCGGCATGGTGGTGGCCAATTCGCATAACCAGGCGCTGCATCCGGCGACCGACCGCACCGTGCAAAGGGGCGATATCATCATCGGTGAGATCACGCCGTGCATCGGCGGCCTGTTCGTGCAGATCTGCCGGACTGTCGTGTTGGGCGAGCCCAAGCCGGTGGTGCGTGAGAAATACGCGATTCTCCACAAGGCGATGGGGTTGGGTATGCAAGCGGCGCAAACCGGCGCGCCGGCGTGCAACGTCGCCAAGGCGATCAACGACACGTTTATCGAGTACGGCTACGAGCAATATTGCAAGCCGCCGTTCATGCGCGTGCGCGGCCACGGCCTGGGCTGCGGCTCGTTTGCGCCGGGTAGTTTGGAAGACGAGAACAAAACCAAATTGGAAGAGGGGATGACGTTCATCATTCATCCCAACCAATATTTGCCCGAGACCGGTTATCTGACGCTGGGCGACACGGTGGTGATGGGCAAGCAGAAGGCGGAGTCGATGATGCGGTCGTCGTGGGATATTCACATCAAGGATTAA